The Burkholderia ambifaria AMMD genome has a segment encoding these proteins:
- a CDS encoding LuxR family transcriptional regulator, with the protein MDELGRMLIDIGHLAGFDHVCYQEYRMSGGTLKNCRTLSNYPEAWLSLYRDRAYLTIDPIAQHALSSLMPLIWGDRIFATTEQREFRDEGRIYGLNDGVSFPAHSRHGDVACVSFVRQARALDDGDMPCDVPSWGALVANLMLDACRRLEAVQSDAPCLSTRELEILKWVAEGKSTWDISRIVSLTEHGVLHHIRSIMKKFDVPTRRQAVLMASRFGLL; encoded by the coding sequence ATGGACGAACTGGGCCGGATGCTGATCGACATCGGCCACCTCGCGGGCTTCGACCATGTTTGTTACCAAGAGTATCGGATGAGCGGCGGGACACTGAAGAATTGCCGCACGCTGTCGAACTACCCAGAGGCGTGGCTATCCCTCTATCGAGATCGGGCTTATCTGACGATCGATCCGATTGCGCAGCACGCGCTATCGTCGTTGATGCCGCTGATCTGGGGCGACCGCATATTCGCGACAACCGAACAGCGCGAATTTCGAGACGAAGGCCGCATATATGGGTTAAACGACGGGGTGTCGTTTCCGGCGCATAGCCGGCATGGCGACGTGGCATGCGTGAGCTTTGTTCGACAGGCGCGGGCGTTGGACGACGGCGACATGCCCTGCGACGTCCCATCATGGGGTGCCCTTGTCGCGAATCTCATGCTTGATGCGTGCCGCAGGCTGGAGGCGGTGCAATCCGATGCACCGTGCCTCAGTACGCGTGAGCTCGAAATCCTCAAATGGGTTGCTGAAGGAAAGTCGACTTGGGATATTTCGCGCATTGTGTCGCTGACCGAGCACGGCGTACTCCATCACATCCGGAGCATCATGAAGAAGTTCGACGTGCCGACGCGTCGGCAAGCCGTACTTATGGCGTCCAGATTTGGTTTGTTGTAA